One part of the Mya arenaria isolate MELC-2E11 chromosome 3, ASM2691426v1 genome encodes these proteins:
- the LOC128228377 gene encoding arrestin domain-containing protein 3-like: protein MGKRTLAVHIDNLKQVYFPGDQVSGRVVLEISEELKVRKIELLFHGFADVHWTERRQTKNGSHTVHYRNHEDYFVQHFPLFGKDQTGEDKTVMAPNVYTFPFTAVIPYNIPSSYEAHIGQVRYMFKANVDRPWAFDMHAKHMITVMDALDLNTIPNLESRAEKTDQKVLCCLCCASDPISAHVRVERQGYVAGEEVQFWAEINNQSNRTMTCSKGSLLMSVSYHARSKTRTVGNVLGELRHGAIEGGGTDAFVGERLHIPAVPPSFLRGCRIIDIRYFVNVTVDPSGLGFDLHVPVEIVIGSIPLRNIAQQHGFALPPAQQPIQDLQPRPEMPPPYVGAPKGLYSDTVMPSAVPNTVFTQSALGAVSTAEEGDNEHTYGNTNYAPVYTYYNWSTHDTNRQGQLQIEGQHL, encoded by the exons ATGGGTAAAAGAACGTTAGCTGTGCACATTGATAATCTTAAACAAGTATACTTTCCGGGAGACCAGGTCTCGGGCAGGGTCGTGCTGGAAATTAGCGAAGAACTTAAAGTCAGAA aAATCGAGCTTTTGTTTCACGGGTTCGCGGATGTCCATTGGACAGAGAGGCGGCAAACTAAGAACGGCTCACATACCGTTCACTACCGCAACCATGAGGACTACTTTGTACAGCACTTCCCGCTCTTCGGAAAAG ATCAGACGGGCGAGGACAAGACTGTGATGGCCCCAAACGTGTACACGTTCCCCTTCACGGCCGTCATCCCCTACAACATTCCGTCCTCGTATGAGGCCCATATTGGCCAGGTCCGGTACATGTTCAAGGCTAACGTCGATCGGCCCTGGGCATTTGACATGCACGCCAAACACATGATCACCGTCATGGACGCATTGGACCTCAACACCATACCCAATCTCGAG AGTCGGGCAGAGAAGACTGATCAAAAGGTTTTGTGTTGCCTTTGCTGCGCCTCGGACCCAATCTCCGCGCATGTACGGGTGGAGCGGCAGGGCTACGTGGCCGGGGAGGAGGTCCAGTTCTGGGCGGAAATCAACAACCAGAGCAACCGCACTATGACATGTTCCAAGGGTTCTCTACTAATG TCGGTTTCATATCACGCGCGGTCAAAAACACGCACGGTGGGTAACGTTCTTGGTGAGTTACGTCACGGTGCAATCGAGGGAGGCGGAACCGACGCCTTCGTTGGGGAACGGCTCCACATCCCAGCTGTGCCGCCATCCTTCCTGAGAGGATGCAGGATCATCGACATCAGATATTTTGTCAAT GTCACAGTGGATCCTTCCGGGTTAGGGTTTGATCTACATGTTCCTGTGGAGATAGTGATTGGTTCCATCCCATTGCGCAACATCGCTCAACAACATGGCTTCGCTCTTCCACCAGCGCAGCAACCAATCCAGGATCTACAGCCACGACCGGAAATGCCACCGCCTTATGTTGGAGCTCCTAAAGGACTGTACTCGGACACGGTCATGCCGTCAGCCGTTC CCAATACGGTGTTCACGCAGAGCGCCCTTGGAGCCGTGAGTACTGCCGAGGAGGGAGACAACGAACACACGTACGGCAATACAAACTACGCCCCCGTCTACACGTACTATAACTGGAGCACGCATGATACCAACCGACAGGGACAGCTTCAGATTGAGGGACAACATTTATAA